One Methylocapsa sp. D3K7 DNA window includes the following coding sequences:
- a CDS encoding phage portal protein, with the protein MAERSKGQRSWPLDPYEVNVSFARTEAGKDEANWFGPLEPITPLAPPEVAGRQWDYPAGYNLSTLSRPFERVTFSTLRSLADGYDLLRLVIETRKDQVSRQSWSISRRDSSSRSTSDVERIEEIRRFFARPDGIHCFSDWLRILLEEVLVTDAPALYVSRDRSGHLRSLLPLDGTTIKPVIDAWGRPPQPYFDKGKIIYPAAYQQILKGYPAINYSVRDLIYRPRNLRVNRVYGMSPVEQVMTTVNIALRRQLYLLEYFSEGNIPDSLIGVPESWAPDQIATYQKYWDAYFEGDLGRRRRAKFIPGGVAKTFIQTKEPELKGPFDEWLARIICFAFSISSQTLMQTVNRATAETQKELAEEEGLSPILAWAKALVDDILSSEFNSPDLQFVWSTGHETDPIAQEAVLSGYTSKGILTINEARAVLGREPLANASASRPMTLTNTGFVPLPV; encoded by the coding sequence ATGGCCGAACGTAGCAAAGGGCAACGGAGCTGGCCGTTAGATCCCTACGAAGTCAACGTCAGCTTCGCGAGAACCGAAGCTGGAAAGGACGAAGCAAATTGGTTCGGGCCGCTGGAGCCTATCACGCCACTTGCCCCTCCGGAGGTTGCTGGGCGGCAATGGGATTATCCGGCAGGATATAATCTGTCGACGCTATCGCGTCCGTTTGAACGGGTTACCTTTTCGACTTTGCGCTCGCTTGCGGATGGCTACGATCTTTTGCGGCTTGTCATCGAAACGCGTAAGGATCAAGTCTCGCGCCAGTCGTGGAGTATTTCAAGGCGCGATTCATCGTCGCGCTCAACAAGCGACGTGGAAAGAATCGAAGAAATTCGGAGATTCTTCGCTCGCCCGGATGGCATCCATTGCTTTTCCGATTGGTTGCGCATCTTGCTCGAAGAAGTTCTTGTCACCGATGCTCCGGCATTATATGTGAGCCGGGACCGCAGTGGACATCTTAGGTCTCTTTTGCCGCTTGATGGTACGACAATCAAACCAGTGATCGACGCATGGGGACGTCCCCCGCAACCGTATTTCGACAAAGGCAAAATTATTTACCCAGCAGCTTATCAGCAGATTCTGAAAGGATATCCGGCGATCAATTATTCCGTGCGGGACCTGATCTACAGACCCCGAAATCTTCGTGTCAATCGGGTCTACGGTATGAGCCCCGTGGAGCAGGTTATGACAACGGTGAATATAGCCTTACGCCGGCAATTGTATCTTCTCGAGTATTTCTCCGAAGGCAATATTCCCGACAGTTTGATTGGTGTGCCGGAAAGTTGGGCACCAGATCAAATCGCCACTTATCAGAAATACTGGGACGCCTATTTCGAGGGTGATCTCGGCCGTCGTAGGCGTGCGAAGTTCATTCCAGGAGGAGTCGCGAAGACTTTTATCCAAACGAAGGAACCAGAGCTGAAGGGGCCGTTTGACGAATGGCTCGCTCGTATTATCTGCTTTGCATTTTCGATCTCTTCGCAAACTTTGATGCAAACGGTCAATCGGGCAACAGCTGAGACCCAGAAAGAGCTTGCTGAAGAAGAAGGTCTCTCTCCTATACTCGCCTGGGCGAAGGCGCTCGTCGACGATATCCTGTCTAGTGAATTCAATTCCCCGGATCTCCAATTCGTCTGGAGTACAGGGCACGAAACCGATCCCATCGCGCAAGAGGCGGTCCTTTCAGGTTACACGTCAAAAGGTATTTTGACCATTAATGAAGCCCGCGCCGTGCTTGGCCGGGAGCCGCTGGCTAACGCTTCAGCAAGTAGGCCAATGACCTTAACCAACACGGGATTTGTTCCTCTGCCTGTATGA